A stretch of the Xiphias gladius isolate SHS-SW01 ecotype Sanya breed wild chromosome 21, ASM1685928v1, whole genome shotgun sequence genome encodes the following:
- the sec61a1 gene encoding protein transport protein Sec61 subunit alpha-like 1 encodes MGIKFLEVIKPFCAVLPEIQKPERKIQFREKVLWTAITLFIFLVCCQIPLFGIMSSDSADPFYWMRVILASNRGTLMELGISPIVTSGLIMQLLAGAKIIEVGDTPKDRALFNGAQKLFGMIITIGQAIVYVMTGMYGDPSEMGAGICLLIIIQLFVAGLIVLLLDELLQKGYGLGSGISLFIATNICETIVWKAFSPTTVNTGRGTEFEGAIIALFHLLATRTDKVRALREAFYRQNLPNLMNLIATVFVFAVVIYFQGFRVDLPIKSARYRGQYNTYPIKLFYTSNIPIILQSALVSNLYVISQMLSTRFSGNFLVNLLGTWSDTSSGGPARAYPVGGLCYYLSPPESFGSVLEDPVHALIYIFFMLGSCAFFSKTWIEVSGSSAKDVAKQLKEQQMVMRGHRETSMVHELNRYIPTAAAFGGLCIGGLSVMADFLGAIGSGTGILLAVTIIYQYFEIFVKEQSEVGSMGALLF; translated from the exons ATGGGCA TCAAATTCTTGGAGGTGATAAAGCCATTCTGTGCAGTGTTGCCAGAGATCCAAAAACCTGAAAGAaag ATCCAGTTCAGGGAAAAGGTATTATGGACTGCCATCACTCTCTTCATTTTCCTGGTGTGTTGCCAG ATCCCCCTCTTTGGCATCATGTCCTCAGACTCTGCAGATCCATTCTACTGGATGAGAGTAATTCTGGCCTCAAACAGAG GTACGTTGATGGAGCTGGGTATCTCGCCTATTGTAACCTCAGGCCTGATTATGCAGCTGTTGGCTGGAGCTAAGATCATTGAAGTTGGAGACACACCAAAGGACCGAGCCCTCTTCAATGGAGCTCAGAAAT TATTTGGAATGATCATCACCATTGGCCAGGCCATCGTATATGTGATGACCGGCATGTATGGAGACCCCTCAGAGATGGGCGCTGGAATCTGTCTACTCATCATCATTCAG CTGTTTGTAGCTGGGCTGATTGTGCTGCTGTTGGATGAGTTGCTCCAAAAGGGCTACGGTCTTGGTTCAGGGATCTCACTGTTCATTGCTACCAACATCTGTGAGACGATCGTCTGGAAGGCCTTCAGTCCCACGACTGTGAACACCGGAAGAG gcaCAGAGTTTGAGGGAGCAATCATTGCTCTTTTCCATCTGCTGGCGACACGGACAGACAAAGTGCGTGCACTGAGAGAGGCCTTCTACAGACAGAACCTGCCCAACCTCATGAACCTCATCGCCACAGTATTTGTCTTTGCTGTAGTGATATACTTTCAG GGATTCAGGGTGGATCTGCCCATCAAGTCAGCTCGCTACCGTGGCCAGTACAACACCTACCCCATCAAGCTCTTCTACACCTCcaacattcccatcatcctgcAGTCTGCCTTGGTCTCCAACTTGTACGTTATCTCCCAGATGCTTTCCACACGCTTCAGTGGCAATTTCCTGGTTAATCTGCTTGGCACTTGGTCT GACACATCGTCAGGTGGTCCAGCCCGTGCTTACCCCGTCGGTGGACTCTGTTACTACCTCTCGCCCCCGGAGTCATTTGGCTCTGTTCTTGAGGACCCAGTCCACGCACTCATCTACATTTTCTTCATGCTCGGCTCATGTGCCTTTTTCTCCAAAACCTGGATTGAGGTCTCCGGCTCTTCTGCTAAAGAT GTGGCGAAACAGCTGAAGGAGCAGCAGATGGTGATGAGGGGACACAGAGAAACCTCAATGGTCCATGAACTGAACAg GTACattcctactgctgctgcctttGGGGGACTGTGCATCGGTGGTTTATCAGTGATGGCGGACTTCCTTGGAGCCATTGGCTCCGGCACCGGTATCCTGCTGGCCGTCACCATCATCTATCAGTACTTTGAGATCTTTGTGAAAGAACAGAGCGAAGTAGGCAGCATGGGGGCCTTGCTCTTCTAG
- the ip6k2b gene encoding inositol hexakisphosphate kinase 2b: MSPALEALMQADGTPYPGKGVMLEPFVHQVGGHSCVLRFGEQTICKPLIPREHQFYKSLPSEMRKFTPQYKGVVSVSFEEDEEGNLCLIAYPLHSESGDLDNKDPSTDCEPKSKMLKWSNKKQSAFLLENDNYSKERARHSRKEDKIMSYNRDEVVVQQQQQQAEVLYFSLEKGNVVPQIKHNPWSLKCHQQQLQRMKENAKHRNQYKFILLENLTWRYTVPCVLDLKMGTRQHGDDASEEKKANQIRKCQQSTSSSIGVRLCGMQVYQSDSGQLMFMNKYHGRKLTLAGFKEALYQFFHNGRRLRRELLSPVLRRLREMQAALEACESYRFYSSSLLIIYDGDPPRTPTRPRHHGGEEGDEDELSDEEEDEDEEEEEEGAFGFPRSSSAGGSASVAAGSSNSGSSRSPHSTGEASSPVVDVRMIDFAHTTCRHYGEDSVVHEGQDSGFIFGLQNLITIISQLEDHSSD, translated from the exons ATGAGTCCCGCTCTGGAAGCCCTCATGCAGGCGGACGGGACTCCGTATCCCGGAAAAGGGGTGATGCTTGAGCCCTTCGTGCACCAGGTGGGAGGCCACTCCTGTGTGCTACGATTCGGGGAACAAACAATCTGCAAGCCCCTCATCCCCCGGGAGCACCAGTTCTACAAGAGCCTCCCCTCAGAGATGAGGAAGTTCACCCCTCAGTATAAAG GTGTAGTTTCAGTCAGTTTcgaagaggatgaggaagggAATCTGTGCCTCATCGCCTACCCCCTCCACAGCGAATCAGGGGACTTGGATAACAAAGATCCCTCGACAGACTGTGAGCCCAAGAGCAAGATGCTGAAGTGGAGCAACAAGAAGCAGTCCGCTTTCCTTCTGGAGAATGACAACTACAGCAAAGAAAGAGCTCGACACAGTCGTAAAGAAGACAAGATCATGAG TTACAATCGTGATGAGGTGgtggtgcagcagcagcagcagcaggcggaGGTTCTCTACTTCAGCCTGGAGAAAGGCAACGTCGTGCCACAGATCAAACACAACCCCTGGAGTCTCAAATGTCACCAGCAGCAATTACAGAGGATGAAGGAGAATGCAAAGCACCGTAACCAATACA AATTTATCCTTTTGGAGAACCTGACATGGCGCTATACAGTACCATGTGTCTTAGACTTGAAGATGGGAACTCGCCAGCATGGGGATGATGcatcagaggagaagaaagctAATCAGATCCGCAAGTGTCAACAGAGCACATCTTCCTCTATTGGAGTGCGACTTTGTGGCATGCAG GTGTATCAGTCGGACTCAGGCCAGCTGATGTTCATGAATAAGTACCACGGTCGTAAGCTGACCCTCGCAGGCTTCAAGGAGGCCCTCTACCAGTTCTTCCACAATGGGCGTCGCCTGCGTCGAGAGCTCCTGTCCCCAGTGCTGCGCAGACTCCGGGAAATGCAAGCAGCCCTGGAGGCCTGCGAGTCCTACCGCTTCTACTCTAGCTCCCTGCTTATCATCTATGATGGAGACCCCCCCAGGACTCCAACTAGACCTAGACACCATGGTGGGGAAGAAGGTGATGAGGATGAGCTAtcagatgaagaggaggatgaggatgaggaggaggaagaggagggagccTTTGGTTTCCCTCGTTCCTCCTCAGCAGGTGGAAGTGCCAGTGTGGCCGCAGGGAGCAGTAACAGTGGCAGTAGTCGCTCCCCTCACAGCACAGGAGAGGCCAGCAGCCCCGTGGTGGACGTGCGCATGATTGACTTTGCTCACACCACCTGTCGGCATTATGGAGAAGACAGTGTAGTGCATGAAGGCCAGGATAGTGGTTTCATCTTCGGCCTCCAGAACCTGATTACTATCATCTCCCAGCTGGAGGATCACAGTTCTGACTGA